The following are encoded together in the Humulus lupulus chromosome 5, drHumLupu1.1, whole genome shotgun sequence genome:
- the LOC133777475 gene encoding histone acetyltransferase TAP1, with amino-acid sequence MAAMKLMSSSLLPNVSLGLRCGETNRLMHPYNLHTQIAKEASKKHKGFRLKAGFWDSIKSGFLKNSTTQVVEPPSTLEEEEEPLPEEFVLVEKTGPDGAIEQIIFSSGGEIDIYDLQTLCDKVGWPRRPLSKLAAALKNSYMVATLHSVRKLPGSEGNDQKMLIGMARATSDHAFNATIWDVLVDPSYQGQGLGKALVEKIIRALLQRDIGNITLFADSQVVEFYRNLGFEPDPEGIKGMFWYPKY; translated from the exons ATGGCAGCAATGAAGCTCATGTCCTCTTCTCT GTTACCTAATGTTTCGTTGGGTTTGCGTTGTGGTGAAACCAATCGGTTAATGCATCCTTACAATCTACACACCCAGATAGCAAAAGAAG CTAGTAAGAAGCATAAGGGTTTTCGACTCAAGGCTGGATTTTGGGATTCCATTAAATCTGG GTTTCTAAAAAATAGTACTACGCAAGTTGTGGAACCTCCCTCCACACTTGAAGAAGAGGAAGAACCTTTGCCTGAAGAATTTGTTCTTGTTGAAAAGACTGGACCAGATGGTGCAATTGAACAGATCATATTTTCTTCTGGTGGAGAAATTGATATTTATGATCTCCAAACTTTATGTGATAAG GTAGGCTGGCCTCGGAGGCCTCTGTCTAAATTGGCTGCTGCTTTAAAAAATAGCTATATGGTAGCTACTTTGCATTCTGTTCGAAAGTTACCAGGATCAG AGGGAAATGATCAAAAGATGCTAATTGGAATGGCTCGCGCCACATCCGATCATGCCTTTAATGCGACAATCTGGGATGTCCTTGTTGATCCATCTTACCAG GGTCAGGGCCTCGGTAAGGCTCTTGTTGAAAAGATAATAAGGGCACTTCTGCAGAGAGACATAGGCAATATTACACTCTTCGCAGATAGCCAAG TTGTGGAATTTTATCGGAACCTTGGTTTTGAACCTGATCCAGAGGGCATTAAGGGTATGTTCTGGTACCCTAAGTATTGA